Below is a window of Moorella thermoacetica DNA.
CTACGGCTGTAGTGGAGGAACTGGCTTTCTTCCTGGGAGAGCGGGACTGGGAAGGTAATCCCGTACGGGTGCTTCATCGCTACATGCCCCGGGCCTTCTGGTAGGACCCCTGTGGCCGGGGGAACTAAAGTTCCACCCCCGCTGCTTAGGCAACTGAACGCCAAGTTTGCTAGCCGAAAACCACTGGAGCCCTTATGGCTGTATTTCTAGCCCACGGGAAACAAACCAAGAAACACTTCATTTAGCAGAATCCTATTTTCGGAGACGGTGAATATATGGCTGCAAAACCCATTGAAGGAGAGCAAAGGGCCTTTATGACCGGCAACGAGGTTGTCGCCTGGGCCGCCCTGGCGGCAGGGGCTGACATCATGTACGGTTACCCCATTACGCCCCAAAACGAGATCATGCACTACTGGACCCGCATGGCTCCCAGGTACGACCGGGGTTTTTTACAGACCGAGGACGAAATATCAGCCGGGTTTACTACTGTGGGCGGGGTTCTGGCCGGCAAGAGGGCCTTTACGGCCACCGCCGGGCCGGGCAATGTCCTCATGCAGGAGGCCATGTCCATGGCCGAGATGATGCGCCTGCCCACCGTGGTGGTCGTGACCCAGCGGGGCGGCCCTTCGACGGCCACGGTCATCTATTCCCAGCAGGAACTCAACCTGACCTGTTTCGGCGGCAATGGGGAGGGACTCAGGATTGTTTATTCCACCTCCTCCCATCAGGACCTTTTTAACTATACCATCAAGGCCTTCAACACTGCCTGGAAATATCGTTTCCCTACCTTTGTCCTGGGTGACGGTTACCAGTCCAAGATGAGGGAACCGGTAACCATCTATGACCCCGCCACCAGGGGTATTGTCATGGAAGAGTGCCGGCCGATGGTAGGCCTGCCGGGTATAGCCGGGATAGATCGTGAGCCTGCCCACCTGCGCAATACCTACAACCTCGAGGATGAACTTTATGACCGGCTTAGCGCCTCAATTAAAGACTACCAGGCCATGCTCCCGGAAGTAGTCGAATGGGAGGCCTACGCTGTGGACGATGCCGAGTTCCTGGTCATTGCCCACGGAGTTGTTTCCAGGGCCGCCCGGGCAGCCGTAGACTCCCTCCGGGAAGCCGGCATCAAGGCCGGGTACTTCCGGCCCATTACCCTTAGACCCTTCCCGGAGGAAGCCTTGCAGCCCCTAGCTGCCAGGGCGCAAAGGATCCTGGTGGTCGAGTCCGCCCACGGCCAGCTGGAACGCCAGGTCAGGGCCAGCCTCTATGGCCTGGAAACACCCGTCAGCGGCTACCTGCGGCCGGGCATGGGCATAACCCCGGAGGAGATAATCGGCGCCGTCCAACAAACTATAAGGAGCTGATTTTATGGCCCTGGCTGCTCAACCGCAAATGCCGCGGGTCTGGCGGGCCGAAACCAAACCCCATAAGTTTTGCCCCGGCTGCGGCCACGGTATTATCCTCAAGGCCCTGGGTGAAGCCATCGATGCCCTGAATATCCAGGAAAGGACCATTTTCGGCTGCGATATAGGTTGTTCCCTCCTTTCCTGGGACTTTTTCAACCTGGATACCATCCAGACCCATCACGGCCGGACAACCCCGGTCCTGGTAGGGATGAAACGGGTCCGGCCGGAGCTGGTGGTTGTTTCCTACATGGGTGACGGCGGCGCCTATGCCATCGGTGCCCAGCACCTGGTCAGCAGCGCCGTGCGCAACGACCTGGTAACCATCATCGTCGTCAACAACACCCAGTACGGTATGACCGGCGGGCAAATGGCGCCAACCACCCTCCCCGGACAAAAGACCGAGACAACCCCCTACGGCCGTGACGTCAAGCTCACCGGCCGGCCTATGCTGGGACCGGAACTGGTGGCTGCCGTCGCCCCGCCCGGAGCCTATGTGGCCAGGGGCAGCATTGCCAACGTGGTCCAACTCAAGAACTTTATCCAGAAAGGGCTGCTAAACCAGATAGAGGGACGGGGAATAGCCTTTATCGAGGCCCTGTCAGCCTGCCCGACCAACTGGCGTACCAATGCCGCCGAAACCTGGCGCTTTATTGAAAAAGAAATGGCCGCCTATTTTCCTACCGGGGAATTAAGGACCCCCGGCGAGGTAAAAAACGGCCAGGTCGGGGAGGGAACGCCCGATGCCCCTGAACATTAAGATTGCCCTGGCCGGGGAAGGCGGCCAGGGAGTCCAGTCCATAGCCGAGATTTTAACTGAAGCCGCCTACCGCGCCGGTCACCAGGCCCTGTATATCCCCAACTTCGGGGTAGAACAACGTGGCGGTGTTTCGGTAGCCTTCGTTCAGGTAAGCGAACAGCCGGTGAGTGCACCCAAATTTACCACCGGGGATATAGTCGTGGCTTTAAGCTACCGGGCCGTGGAACGGGTAAAGCAGTATACCGGCGCGGCGACCACCCTGGTTTATGACGCCAGCCTGGAGGATGAAGTCCGTAAGGTATATGGGGATAAGCCCGGAAAGCTGGCCGTTCCTGCCCTGGAGATAGCCCAGAAGGAGATGCACCCCCGGGTTTTTAATGTCATTATCCTGGGGGTGCTGGTGGGTCTCACCGGTTTTCTGAAACAACAGGAAGTAAAAGAAGCCCTGGAACGCCAGCTCGGCCATAAATTTGCCCAGGACCCCAGCCTGCGGGATCTGAACTATCGCGCCCTGGAAAGGGGCTACCAGCTGGTTAGCAGGAGGGAAGCACAATGAGCGTAGCTTTTAAAGCCATTACTACGGAAAACGGCAAGGGCATCTTTCACCTCTTCCCGGCCCTTTGCAAGGGCTGCGGCCTGTGTATCGAGAAATGCCCGGTGGATACCATTGGCTGGGCCAAACAACTGGGGGCCTTTGGTACGCCGGTGGTCGAACCCGGTCATGGTAAACCCTGCATTGCCTGTAAAAAATGCCAGCTGGTCTGCCCCGACGCAGCCATCTGGATTGAGCGCCGCAACGGCAAGGACCGGTCTGACAGCCTTACCAGTTTGCCAGAAAGGCATTGACAGGTGTACCAGGCAGTGGTATATTGAGAGTAGATGGAGCAATATTTAAATTTTTTATTAAGTAGGGGTATATTGTGATTGGTTACGCGTAATCTTGAACCCTGCCCCATTTACAGCCGGCTCGCCCGAGGGAGTGAAAATAAAATAACCGCAAAGGTGGTAAGGCCATAAGACAGGTAGTTAAAAAGTGAAAAATGGTGAACGATTTTTATTAACCGGTCTTTTTGCCTGCCTGAAGGATATAACTATGAGAACAATTCTTGACATAGATTTAAAACAGCTGCTACATTTATATGTAGATTTTTTGTATTGCCATCATACCCACGAGGGGTAGGAGGGATGCGAGGGGTTATCTTATTTTTATTCATCATTTTTCGCCCGGGGAGCGGTTAAGATGATACGTTTATACAAAGTGGGGAAGGGGAGAAGGCTGAATGGTCGATCAAGCAACTCTAAACGAACTGGTTGCTATTGTCGGTAAGGAAAATGTATTTACTTCTAAAATTTCGTTGAATACCTACATGTATGATGCTTCTCTCGTTTACGGTCGACCGGAGGTTATTGCTTATGTCAAAAATCGTCAGGAGATAGCATCTATTTTGAAATTAGCCAGCATCAAAAAAATCCCGGTGACCCCCAGAGGTGGCGGTACCTGTTTAAGTGGCGGCGCTGTACCCCAGCGTGGCGGCATTGTCATGGTGATGACGAAAATGAACCGCATCCTGGAGGTTGATCCCGAAAACAGGGTGGCGGTAGTCGAACCGGGCGTTACCAATATGGAGTTGCAGAAGGCCGTAGCCCCCTACGGGCTGGTTTATATGCCGGATCCTGCCAGCCAGAAGGTTTCCACCATGGGCGGCAATCTTGGTGAGAACTCCGGTGGCATGAGGGGGATCAAGTACGGCCTTACCAAGGATCACATCATTGGCATGGAACTGGTCTTATCCAGCGGGGAAATTGTGCAAATTGGAGGTAAATTGGAGCCAATAGCCCAGGAATTAAATCTCAATGCCATTATTATCGGCTCAGAAGGCAATTTAGGCGTGGCCACCAAGATTATCTGCAAACTAACCCCGGCGCCGAAGGCTAACCGGACCATGCTGGCCTCTTACAACACCCTGGAAGATGCCGGGACAACCGTTTCCGCCATTATCGCCCATGGCATTATCCCCTGCACCCTGGAGCTCATGGATAACAAGATCATTAACGCCGTTGAGGACTGGTTGCATATCGGCTTGCCTACCCGGGCGGGAGCTATCCTCCTGATTGAAGTGGACGGCTGGGACGCCGGCCTGGATCGCCAGGCCCAGCAGATAATGGCTATCTGCCGCGAAAACGGGGCTACGGACGTCAAACTGGCCCAGAATGCCCGGGAG
It encodes the following:
- a CDS encoding transketolase C-terminal domain-containing protein, which translates into the protein MAAKPIEGEQRAFMTGNEVVAWAALAAGADIMYGYPITPQNEIMHYWTRMAPRYDRGFLQTEDEISAGFTTVGGVLAGKRAFTATAGPGNVLMQEAMSMAEMMRLPTVVVVTQRGGPSTATVIYSQQELNLTCFGGNGEGLRIVYSTSSHQDLFNYTIKAFNTAWKYRFPTFVLGDGYQSKMREPVTIYDPATRGIVMEECRPMVGLPGIAGIDREPAHLRNTYNLEDELYDRLSASIKDYQAMLPEVVEWEAYAVDDAEFLVIAHGVVSRAARAAVDSLREAGIKAGYFRPITLRPFPEEALQPLAARAQRILVVESAHGQLERQVRASLYGLETPVSGYLRPGMGITPEEIIGAVQQTIRS
- a CDS encoding thiamine pyrophosphate-dependent enzyme, yielding MALAAQPQMPRVWRAETKPHKFCPGCGHGIILKALGEAIDALNIQERTIFGCDIGCSLLSWDFFNLDTIQTHHGRTTPVLVGMKRVRPELVVVSYMGDGGAYAIGAQHLVSSAVRNDLVTIIVVNNTQYGMTGGQMAPTTLPGQKTETTPYGRDVKLTGRPMLGPELVAAVAPPGAYVARGSIANVVQLKNFIQKGLLNQIEGRGIAFIEALSACPTNWRTNAAETWRFIEKEMAAYFPTGELRTPGEVKNGQVGEGTPDAPEH
- a CDS encoding 2-oxoacid:acceptor oxidoreductase family protein, encoding MPLNIKIALAGEGGQGVQSIAEILTEAAYRAGHQALYIPNFGVEQRGGVSVAFVQVSEQPVSAPKFTTGDIVVALSYRAVERVKQYTGAATTLVYDASLEDEVRKVYGDKPGKLAVPALEIAQKEMHPRVFNVIILGVLVGLTGFLKQQEVKEALERQLGHKFAQDPSLRDLNYRALERGYQLVSRREAQ
- a CDS encoding 4Fe-4S dicluster domain-containing protein; the encoded protein is MSVAFKAITTENGKGIFHLFPALCKGCGLCIEKCPVDTIGWAKQLGAFGTPVVEPGHGKPCIACKKCQLVCPDAAIWIERRNGKDRSDSLTSLPERH